Proteins from a genomic interval of Gluconacetobacter diazotrophicus PA1 5:
- a CDS encoding CDP-alcohol phosphatidyltransferase family protein produces the protein MDHPDPVRRTSEIEELTNLHVIHPISAWLTQRFARLGVAPNAVSLGGMLAGIMAGVAYHRDHDPRCAVAGFVLMVVWHVMDGADGQLARLTGKQSHTGKILDGICDYVTFIAVYTGLALALARDHGGWVWPVILLAGFCHAVQSAAYERQRQDYFRGWGRGGSPLARSVARSGQRAGDLLFGLYNRIEAMTAGGDSRLDRRLSAMMAAHPDHVDAIRQHYRQAAAPLLRRWSILSANYRTIGIFLCVFLGVPMAYFYFEIIGLTLVLLLLLARQRACDRAILAELDSMACPSDAYRGELSLVADTVS, from the coding sequence GTGGACCACCCAGATCCCGTCCGGCGGACGTCGGAAATCGAGGAACTGACCAACCTGCACGTCATCCACCCGATCTCGGCGTGGCTGACGCAGCGTTTCGCCCGTCTGGGCGTGGCCCCCAACGCCGTGTCGCTCGGCGGCATGCTGGCAGGTATCATGGCCGGCGTCGCCTATCATCGCGACCATGATCCGCGCTGCGCGGTGGCGGGATTCGTGCTGATGGTCGTCTGGCACGTCATGGACGGCGCGGACGGACAACTGGCGCGCCTGACGGGCAAGCAGTCCCATACCGGCAAGATCCTGGACGGCATCTGCGACTACGTGACGTTCATCGCCGTCTATACCGGCCTGGCGCTGGCCCTGGCCCGCGACCATGGTGGCTGGGTCTGGCCCGTGATCCTGCTGGCGGGCTTCTGTCACGCGGTGCAGTCCGCCGCCTATGAACGGCAGCGGCAGGATTATTTCCGGGGCTGGGGGCGCGGCGGCTCCCCCCTCGCCCGGTCGGTGGCACGATCCGGCCAGCGGGCGGGCGACCTGCTGTTCGGCCTGTACAACCGGATCGAGGCGATGACCGCCGGGGGCGACAGCCGGCTGGACCGGCGCCTGTCCGCCATGATGGCGGCCCACCCCGACCATGTGGATGCGATCCGCCAGCACTATCGTCAGGCCGCCGCCCCCCTGCTGCGCCGCTGGTCGATCCTGTCGGCCAACTATCGCACCATCGGCATCTTCCTGTGCGTCTTCCTCGGCGTGCCCATGGCCTATTTCTATTTTGAAATCATCGGCCTGACGCTGGTCCTGCTGCTGCTTCTGGCGCGGCAGCGCGCGTGCGACCGGGCGATCCTGGCGGAACTGGACAGCATGGCCTGCCCGTCCGACGCTTATCGTGGCGAGCTTTCGCTCGTGGCCGACACCGTTTCGTAG
- the lptG gene encoding LPS export ABC transporter permease LptG, translating into MKRFDRYIQMVTLRAFLLVALGLTALFSLLEFVDQLAFVGQGHYRLADAAAYTALLGPARFMQVTPIAMLLACLLGLGGLAKHSELTALQGIGLSEARIISAVLRLVVPIVMVLFLLAQFVVPGTRQMAQEGRAAALASATQKDDQDQAFWAHGDQQYLSVRRFPSETQADDIDIYRFAADGSMTSYLHAARAQIGADDVWTLRDVTRKDIVADQFHTSQLDSMAWHAFLSSRQIRFLSLPPESVPPIALYRYIQDLKRHHLPAMRYEQELWARISMPFAMIALIACAAPFVFGPPRSQNVGYRMAIGVAIAIVFSLGQEITSRLGLLFDLNPALTALTPSVLLMMSAAYVFIHTRE; encoded by the coding sequence ATGAAACGCTTCGACCGATATATCCAGATGGTCACGCTGCGCGCCTTCCTGCTGGTGGCGCTGGGGCTGACCGCCCTGTTCAGCCTGCTGGAATTCGTCGATCAGCTGGCCTTCGTCGGGCAGGGGCATTACCGGCTGGCCGATGCCGCCGCCTATACCGCCCTGCTGGGGCCGGCGCGGTTCATGCAGGTTACGCCCATCGCCATGCTGCTGGCCTGCCTGCTGGGGCTGGGGGGACTGGCGAAGCATTCCGAACTGACGGCCCTGCAGGGGATCGGCCTGTCCGAGGCCCGGATCATCAGCGCCGTGCTGCGCCTGGTGGTTCCGATCGTCATGGTGCTGTTCCTGCTGGCCCAGTTCGTCGTCCCCGGGACCCGGCAGATGGCGCAGGAGGGCCGCGCCGCGGCACTGGCATCGGCCACCCAGAAGGATGACCAGGACCAGGCGTTCTGGGCCCATGGCGACCAGCAATATCTGAGCGTCCGCCGCTTCCCCAGCGAGACCCAGGCCGACGACATCGATATCTACCGCTTCGCCGCCGACGGCAGCATGACCAGCTATCTGCACGCGGCACGGGCGCAGATCGGCGCCGACGACGTGTGGACGCTGCGGGACGTGACGCGCAAGGACATCGTCGCCGACCAGTTCCATACAAGCCAGCTGGACAGCATGGCCTGGCATGCCTTCCTGTCATCGCGGCAGATCCGGTTCCTGAGCCTGCCGCCGGAAAGCGTGCCGCCCATTGCGCTGTATCGCTATATCCAGGACCTGAAGCGGCATCATCTGCCCGCGATGCGGTACGAACAGGAATTGTGGGCGCGCATCAGCATGCCGTTCGCGATGATCGCGCTGATCGCCTGCGCGGCGCCGTTCGTGTTCGGGCCGCCGCGATCACAGAATGTCGGCTATCGCATGGCGATCGGGGTCGCGATCGCCATCGTGTTTTCCCTGGGGCAGGAAATCACCAGCCGCCTGGGCCTGCTGTTCGATTTGAACCCGGCGCTGACGGCGCTGACGCCGTCGGTGCTGCTGATGATGTCGGCCGCGTATGTATTCATCCATACGCGGGAATAG
- the lptF gene encoding LPS export ABC transporter permease LptF, translating into MIIRNYLLREIGKPLAAMLGVCMALFASYSAADFLSEAVNGLLSTNTILALVTLKLLIGLEVLVPVSLYLSIVLALGALYGNSEITALHALRVTPGMILRHVMTLAAGVAIVVGLLSLFVRPWAYHQLHNLSKSAQLSLDVDAMQAGTFYVVQNGARVIFLTEREGPGTPARDIFVQVRRAKTTQIIHAELGYPMTDEGKQSDVYVRLKNAHVYDIGRQPGVSDKVLTVREITQDPNRHSTEPLGYSSIAAPSLQLAASHAPADVAEFQWRLSTPITTMLLAMLAVPLARGRPRQNRYGKLGAAILIFFVYYLLYTSARTWVQHGMVAAMPGIWWAPALLAVLTGFMLRDQIPALLGRQARAA; encoded by the coding sequence TTGATCATTCGGAATTATCTGCTTCGTGAAATCGGCAAGCCGCTGGCCGCGATGCTCGGGGTCTGCATGGCGCTGTTCGCCAGCTACAGCGCCGCCGACTTCCTGTCCGAGGCCGTGAACGGGCTGCTGTCCACCAATACGATCCTGGCCCTGGTGACGCTGAAGCTGCTGATCGGCCTGGAAGTCCTGGTGCCGGTGTCGCTGTACCTGTCGATCGTCCTGGCGCTGGGCGCGCTGTACGGCAATTCCGAAATCACGGCGCTGCATGCGCTGCGCGTGACGCCGGGGATGATCCTGCGCCATGTCATGACCCTGGCGGCCGGGGTCGCGATCGTGGTGGGGCTGCTGTCGCTGTTCGTGCGGCCGTGGGCCTATCACCAGTTGCACAACCTGTCCAAATCCGCCCAGTTGAGCCTGGATGTCGATGCGATGCAGGCCGGCACGTTCTACGTGGTGCAGAACGGCGCCCGCGTGATCTTCCTGACGGAACGCGAGGGACCCGGCACGCCGGCACGCGACATCTTCGTCCAGGTCCGCCGCGCGAAGACGACCCAGATCATCCACGCGGAACTGGGCTATCCGATGACGGACGAGGGCAAGCAATCCGACGTCTATGTCCGGCTGAAGAACGCCCATGTCTACGATATCGGGCGCCAGCCGGGGGTCAGCGACAAGGTGCTGACCGTGCGCGAGATCACCCAGGACCCGAACCGCCACAGCACCGAACCGCTGGGATACAGCTCCATCGCCGCGCCCAGCCTGCAATTGGCGGCCTCGCACGCGCCGGCGGACGTGGCGGAATTCCAGTGGCGCCTGTCCACCCCCATCACGACCATGCTGCTGGCCATGCTGGCCGTGCCGCTGGCGCGGGGGCGCCCCCGCCAGAACCGCTATGGCAAGCTGGGCGCCGCCATCCTGATCTTCTTCGTCTACTACCTGCTCTATACCTCGGCGCGGACGTGGGTGCAGCACGGCATGGTGGCCGCGATGCCCGGGATCTGGTGGGCGCCGGCACTGCTGGCGGTGCTGACCGGCTTCATGCTGCGCGACCAGATTCCCGCCCTGTTGGGGCGGCAGGCCCGCGCGGCATGA
- a CDS encoding glycosyltransferase, which translates to MTQAGPAGSGPGAGMKILFAFENPLPSTEADAEVFVTTARYLAPLVARAWLHVPMRDRAACAALQQAMGQQATGQQATGRQATDLSVIRAWAPPAPAGLRHLACGLTIVWRRAFRQASFVYTRNLWIAWVSILFRQRVVFDHYRPWPDQIPPLRRWLHRLMCHERFVINICHSDYTRQKYLDLGIPAEKLHCIRNGFEPGRLRTPMAADAARRALDIPADARTVVYTGRVNHKKGLPVVIEAARMLPDLLFILVGSYGEGPIEDMARDLPNVRIVPFQPPEVLSQYVFAADVLLIPPSLQPLARYGSTVLPLKLFFYMASGRPILAGNTPDVREVLRHDQNAWLCQPDSPPALADALRRLMDDPALSTRLAATALAESQALTWDARANRIIAAIAERMTAPSTPAGVWDGAQRRAWRRQSWRWLVHLLRTGSPVLPPDTIQGDPAPP; encoded by the coding sequence ATGACACAGGCCGGCCCGGCCGGTTCCGGGCCCGGTGCCGGGATGAAGATCCTGTTCGCGTTCGAAAATCCGCTGCCCAGCACCGAGGCCGACGCCGAAGTCTTCGTCACCACCGCGCGCTACCTGGCGCCGCTGGTCGCGCGGGCATGGCTGCACGTGCCGATGCGCGACCGCGCGGCCTGCGCCGCATTGCAGCAGGCCATGGGGCAGCAGGCCACAGGGCAGCAGGCCACGGGCCGGCAGGCGACGGACCTGTCGGTGATACGGGCGTGGGCGCCGCCGGCGCCGGCCGGGTTGCGGCACCTGGCCTGCGGGCTGACGATCGTCTGGCGCCGCGCGTTCCGTCAGGCGAGTTTCGTCTATACGCGCAACCTGTGGATCGCGTGGGTGTCCATCCTGTTCCGCCAGCGCGTGGTCTTCGACCATTACCGCCCCTGGCCCGACCAGATTCCGCCCCTGCGCCGCTGGCTGCACCGGCTGATGTGCCATGAACGGTTCGTCATCAATATCTGCCATTCCGATTATACGCGGCAGAAATATCTGGACCTGGGCATTCCCGCCGAAAAACTGCACTGCATCCGCAACGGCTTCGAACCCGGGCGGCTGCGCACGCCCATGGCGGCCGACGCCGCCCGGCGGGCGCTGGACATTCCGGCCGATGCCAGGACCGTGGTCTATACCGGCCGCGTCAACCACAAGAAGGGCCTGCCGGTGGTGATCGAGGCCGCCCGCATGCTGCCCGACCTGCTGTTCATCCTGGTCGGTTCTTACGGCGAGGGGCCGATCGAGGACATGGCCCGCGACCTGCCCAACGTGCGCATCGTGCCGTTCCAGCCGCCGGAGGTCCTGAGCCAGTACGTGTTCGCCGCCGACGTGCTGCTGATCCCGCCATCGCTGCAGCCGCTGGCACGCTATGGATCGACCGTGCTGCCGCTGAAGCTGTTCTTCTACATGGCGTCGGGCCGTCCGATCCTGGCCGGCAACACCCCGGATGTGCGCGAGGTCCTGCGCCACGACCAAAATGCCTGGCTCTGCCAGCCGGATTCTCCGCCGGCCCTGGCCGATGCCCTGCGCCGGCTGATGGACGACCCCGCCCTGTCCACGCGCCTGGCCGCGACCGCGCTGGCCGAAAGCCAGGCCCTGACATGGGATGCGCGGGCAAACCGTATCATCGCCGCCATCGCGGAACGCATGACGGCGCCATCCACCCCCGCCGGTGTCTGGGACGGCGCGCAGCGTCGGGCCTGGCGGCGGCAATCCTGGCGGTGGCTGGTGCACCTGCTGCGCACCGGGTCGCCCGTCCTGCCGCCCGACACGATCCAGGGCGACCCCGCCCCGCCCTGA
- a CDS encoding potassium transporter Kup, translating to MTTTTLMALGIVFGDIGTSPLYAMQTVLQDEGQTITPPEIMGVLSLVLWTILLVVAFKYALLVMRADNNGEGGVLALTAVVTGARQADDARRIPAYRRLFSSSLQRGLLAAGLFGGALLFGDSILTPSISVLSAMEGMQVADPALRHVVLPCALGVLVALFVAQRAGTSLIGNLFGPVMLVWFVTIGVLGLIACLRHPGVLAAIDPAYAIDFLHRNGRHSLLLLGGVFLTVTGAEALYADMGSVGRGSVRLAWFAIVLPALVLCYAGQASALMDAHTLPANPFYAIVPKAGGTVAIWAIVALATCATIIASQAVITGVFSITRQAVQLGWFPGMRILQTSAKEYGQIYVPTLNWIIMVLTVALTAFFGSSSRLAGAYGMAVSATMLLTTLLFGAYLKRRRHWPVVAVVTLVACFLVVDVAFLSANLLKLTQGGYLPLLAGITVYGIMSIWRRGQEALHDAGNTAAVTPDALRAQLAKANIPRTPGNLVFLSSLDKPIPPNIALHVRQFGALPERVMTLSVIFDRTTPRVPISERIDHRIFEDMLVHVTVRYGFMEAPALLPALQLAAEDGAPISPDEAIFIAEHDEVARNANSATYSLLRRWERPVFAFLYRNANRAVDSFELPPERLVQIGRRIAL from the coding sequence TTGACGACCACCACCCTGATGGCGCTGGGGATCGTCTTCGGCGACATCGGCACCAGTCCGCTCTACGCCATGCAGACCGTCCTTCAGGACGAGGGCCAGACGATCACGCCCCCGGAGATCATGGGGGTCCTCTCGCTCGTCCTCTGGACGATCCTGCTTGTCGTCGCCTTCAAATACGCCCTGCTGGTCATGCGGGCCGACAATAATGGCGAGGGCGGCGTCCTGGCGCTCACCGCCGTGGTGACCGGCGCCCGGCAGGCCGACGACGCCCGGCGCATTCCCGCCTATCGGCGCCTGTTTTCCTCATCGCTGCAAAGGGGACTGCTCGCCGCCGGCCTCTTCGGGGGCGCGCTGCTGTTCGGGGACAGCATCCTGACCCCCTCGATTTCGGTACTCAGCGCCATGGAGGGCATGCAGGTCGCCGATCCGGCCCTGCGGCATGTGGTGCTGCCCTGTGCGCTGGGGGTGCTGGTCGCCCTGTTCGTGGCGCAGCGCGCGGGCACCTCGCTGATCGGCAACCTGTTCGGGCCGGTCATGCTCGTCTGGTTCGTCACCATCGGGGTGCTGGGCCTGATCGCCTGCCTGCGGCACCCCGGCGTCCTTGCCGCGATCGACCCGGCCTATGCCATCGATTTCCTGCACCGGAACGGCCGGCACAGCCTGCTGCTGCTGGGCGGCGTCTTCCTGACCGTGACGGGGGCGGAAGCGCTTTACGCCGACATGGGCAGTGTCGGGCGCGGATCGGTCCGGCTGGCCTGGTTCGCCATCGTTCTGCCGGCCCTGGTGCTGTGCTACGCCGGTCAGGCGTCGGCGCTTATGGATGCCCACACGCTTCCGGCCAATCCGTTCTACGCCATCGTGCCGAAAGCGGGCGGCACGGTCGCGATCTGGGCGATCGTCGCGCTGGCCACGTGCGCCACCATCATTGCCAGCCAGGCCGTCATCACCGGGGTATTTTCCATTACCCGGCAGGCCGTGCAGCTCGGGTGGTTTCCCGGCATGCGCATCCTGCAGACATCCGCGAAGGAATACGGCCAGATCTACGTTCCGACGCTGAACTGGATCATTATGGTCCTGACGGTGGCGCTGACGGCCTTTTTCGGAAGTTCAAGCCGGCTGGCCGGCGCGTACGGCATGGCGGTGTCCGCGACCATGCTGCTGACGACCCTGCTGTTCGGCGCTTACCTCAAACGCCGGCGGCACTGGCCGGTCGTCGCGGTCGTGACCCTGGTCGCGTGCTTCCTGGTGGTCGACGTGGCGTTTCTTTCGGCAAACCTGCTGAAGCTGACGCAAGGGGGGTACCTTCCCCTGCTGGCGGGCATCACCGTCTATGGCATCATGAGCATCTGGCGCCGGGGCCAGGAGGCGCTGCATGATGCCGGAAACACGGCGGCGGTGACGCCGGATGCCCTTCGCGCCCAGTTGGCCAAGGCGAATATTCCCCGCACCCCGGGCAACCTCGTCTTCCTGTCGTCCCTCGATAAACCGATTCCGCCCAATATCGCCCTGCATGTACGCCAATTCGGCGCCCTGCCCGAACGCGTCATGACACTCAGCGTGATATTCGACCGCACGACGCCGCGCGTTCCGATCAGTGAGCGCATCGACCACCGGATCTTCGAGGACATGCTGGTGCATGTCACCGTGCGCTACGGCTTCATGGAAGCGCCCGCGCTTCTGCCCGCGCTCCAGCTTGCCGCCGAAGATGGGGCACCGATCTCGCCCGATGAAGCCATCTTTATCGCGGAACATGACGAGGTGGCGCGCAATGCGAACAGCGCGACCTATTCGCTGCTGCGGCGGTGGGAGAGACCGGTCTTCGCCTTCCTGTATCGCAACGCGAATCGCGCCGTGGACAGTTTCGAACTGCCCCCCGAGCGGCTGGTGCAGATCGGTCGCAGGATCGCGCTTTGA
- a CDS encoding host attachment protein: MTYTDPVHYIVADARTARILHHDSHGMHTVETLEAGTEADAAARFAATIASRLNQVGEGTVPGRYVLAAPAHLLHDIRARLDKDALDRLLADVPRDLAHLPDHALIEHFDIPATGWPAKT; this comes from the coding sequence ATGACCTATACCGATCCGGTCCATTATATCGTCGCGGATGCAAGGACCGCCCGTATCCTGCATCACGACAGCCACGGCATGCACACGGTCGAGACGCTGGAGGCGGGCACGGAGGCCGACGCCGCCGCGCGATTCGCCGCGACGATCGCAAGCCGACTGAACCAGGTCGGCGAAGGGACGGTGCCGGGCCGCTACGTGCTGGCCGCGCCGGCGCACCTTCTGCACGACATCCGCGCCCGGCTGGACAAGGACGCGCTGGACCGGCTGCTGGCGGACGTGCCCAGGGACCTGGCGCACCTGCCCGACCATGCGCTGATCGAACATTTCGACATCCCCGCCACCGGCTGGCCCGCAAAGACCTGA
- a CDS encoding YciE/YciF ferroxidase family protein: protein MGLFTRDIQTMQDLFVHQLKDVLYAEKRIVKAMPALIDKATSPELKNGLQMHLEQTRNHVTRLENVFRMQDIEPSTVKCPAIDGIIDEAEEISGEVADKGVLDAAIAASSQAVEHYEITRYGTLIAWAKELGRADCASILGETLQEERQADQSLTQLAEQRLNHAAAA, encoded by the coding sequence ATGGGTCTCTTCACTCGCGACATCCAGACCATGCAGGATCTGTTCGTCCATCAACTGAAGGATGTGCTGTACGCCGAAAAGCGCATCGTGAAGGCCATGCCGGCCCTGATCGACAAGGCGACTTCGCCCGAACTGAAGAACGGGCTGCAGATGCACCTGGAACAGACCCGCAACCACGTCACGCGCCTGGAGAACGTCTTCAGGATGCAGGACATCGAACCCAGTACCGTCAAATGTCCCGCGATCGACGGGATCATCGACGAGGCCGAGGAAATTTCGGGCGAAGTCGCGGACAAGGGCGTGCTCGACGCCGCCATCGCCGCCTCGAGCCAGGCCGTGGAGCATTACGAGATCACCCGCTACGGCACCCTGATCGCCTGGGCCAAGGAACTGGGCCGGGCCGATTGCGCGTCGATCCTGGGCGAGACGTTGCAGGAGGAACGCCAGGCCGACCAGTCCCTGACCCAACTGGCCGAACAGCGGCTGAACCACGCCGCCGCGGCCTGA
- a CDS encoding prephenate dehydrogenase/arogenate dehydrogenase family protein, translating to MTGLVGFGAFGRLIAAHLRAHCRIRVYDPALPRGTDIPMAGVEAGSLAQAASCPIVILAVPVTALEETVRAIRPYLVRHALVVDVGSVKVVPARIMCQELPDHVRIVATHPLFGPQSARDGIAGHRIAVCPLRGTRAGRLVAFLRRTLGLRVILTTPDAHDRDAATAQGLTHLLARVLVGMEPLPARITTRSFEHLRAAAGMVRHDAPEVYHAIAHLNPYSSAVRDRFFAIARQVEDECAAAGPAP from the coding sequence GTGACCGGCCTGGTCGGCTTCGGCGCCTTCGGACGGCTGATCGCGGCCCACCTGCGCGCCCATTGCCGCATCCGGGTATACGACCCCGCCCTGCCCCGGGGGACCGACATCCCGATGGCCGGGGTCGAAGCCGGATCGCTGGCCCAGGCCGCGTCCTGCCCGATCGTCATCCTGGCCGTTCCGGTCACGGCGCTGGAGGAAACGGTCCGCGCGATCCGGCCGTACCTGGTCCGTCATGCGTTGGTCGTCGATGTGGGATCGGTCAAGGTCGTGCCGGCGCGGATCATGTGCCAGGAATTGCCCGATCACGTGCGGATCGTCGCCACCCATCCGCTGTTCGGCCCGCAGAGCGCACGGGACGGCATCGCGGGGCATCGCATCGCGGTCTGCCCGCTGCGCGGCACGCGGGCCGGCCGGCTGGTCGCCTTCCTGCGCCGTACGCTGGGGCTGCGCGTCATCCTGACCACGCCGGACGCCCATGACCGCGACGCCGCGACGGCGCAGGGCCTGACGCATCTGCTGGCGCGGGTCCTGGTCGGGATGGAGCCCCTGCCCGCGCGGATCACCACACGCAGTTTCGAGCATCTGCGTGCCGCCGCCGGCATGGTCCGGCACGATGCGCCGGAGGTGTACCACGCCATCGCGCACCTGAACCCCTATTCCAGCGCGGTACGCGACCGGTTCTTCGCGATCGCGCGCCAAGTCGAGGACGAATGCGCCGCCGCCGGCCCGGCCCCGTAG
- a CDS encoding GNAT family N-acetyltransferase: MPDIRIARIALADCLPIRQAVLWPDLPRQACIVPGDADALHYGAFLAGRLAGCGSFFPLASQTVRLRKCAIMPDVQRRGLGSRLLRVAFAELRQAGYATVTLDARLTAVDFYRRFGLEPHGAPFVRSGLEYVTVGGALPGGIDRPR; this comes from the coding sequence ATGCCGGACATCCGCATCGCGCGCATCGCGCTGGCCGATTGCCTGCCCATCCGGCAGGCGGTCCTGTGGCCGGACCTGCCACGGCAGGCCTGCATCGTGCCCGGGGATGCCGACGCCCTGCATTACGGGGCGTTCCTGGCGGGACGGCTGGCGGGGTGCGGGTCGTTCTTCCCCCTCGCCTCCCAAACCGTGCGGCTGCGCAAATGCGCGATCATGCCGGACGTCCAGAGGCGGGGACTCGGCAGCAGGCTGCTGCGCGTCGCGTTCGCGGAGCTGCGGCAGGCGGGCTATGCGACGGTCACGCTGGACGCGCGCCTGACGGCGGTGGACTTCTATCGCCGTTTCGGGCTGGAGCCGCACGGCGCGCCCTTCGTCAGGAGCGGCCTGGAGTATGTCACGGTCGGCGGCGCGCTGCCGGGGGGAATTGACCGGCCGCGATGA
- a CDS encoding porin family protein — MSPRHWALVGLAAVMTGGGVTVLCPADARADDYSDLLDILRAKGALTQGEYSTLLVRHLHRTAAPVRPARHAAAAHHDRPVPVATADDAGDAGGRMAPMVAAARQAADSAAASARSAQEAMLAAQSEIDSPSVVRIANYVPGKGLTFHAGPVDINFSGFINGFYSYNSPSGGRPVAGGLSTGGSGFDSSSVRNGLLPAGFIVKLTTTQSGIDLGAVLGMYPGIDNANPGAFNANSGGSPVGLGTPGIDLRQVYITAGTKSAGTVKIGRDLALFGSDAILDDATLLSVGSVGSNASPGNTSLGRIGVGYVYADWIPQISYASPVIHGVQGSVGIFQPLDEYNYAGDNLSASSIQHSSPMVQGKVTYDFKSGDLSGRIWAGFLVQHQQDLTGANIPTDARRGAMAEAGEIGAKLTYGRAQGVAYYYRGSGLGTTGLFFDGVAANGRKRDSEGYYVQGSYAFTKHFKLVGSYGVSNLYQAPGEDSSLLVRRNESEVGAGYYTLTDWLTLVAEYAHTQADAHGPDSARDNTVSAGAILFF, encoded by the coding sequence ATGTCGCCAAGACATTGGGCGCTTGTGGGACTGGCGGCCGTCATGACCGGCGGCGGCGTGACTGTGCTGTGCCCCGCCGACGCCAGGGCTGACGATTACAGCGATCTTCTCGATATCCTGCGCGCCAAGGGGGCGCTGACCCAGGGCGAATATTCGACCTTGCTGGTCAGGCATCTTCACCGCACGGCCGCCCCTGTCCGCCCGGCCCGGCACGCGGCCGCCGCGCATCATGACCGGCCCGTGCCCGTTGCCACGGCCGATGACGCCGGCGATGCCGGCGGCCGGATGGCGCCGATGGTCGCAGCGGCCCGCCAGGCGGCGGACAGCGCCGCCGCCAGTGCCCGTTCCGCGCAGGAGGCCATGCTGGCGGCGCAAAGCGAGATCGACAGCCCCAGTGTCGTGAGGATCGCCAACTACGTTCCCGGCAAGGGGCTGACCTTCCATGCCGGACCGGTCGATATCAATTTCTCGGGCTTCATCAACGGTTTCTACAGCTACAACAGCCCGTCCGGCGGCCGCCCGGTGGCTGGTGGCCTCTCAACCGGCGGCAGCGGGTTCGATTCGTCCTCGGTCCGCAACGGCCTGCTGCCGGCGGGCTTCATCGTCAAGCTGACGACGACGCAGTCGGGGATCGATCTCGGCGCGGTGCTGGGGATGTATCCGGGCATCGACAATGCCAATCCGGGCGCATTCAACGCCAATTCGGGCGGCAGCCCGGTCGGGTTGGGGACGCCGGGCATCGATCTGCGTCAGGTCTATATCACGGCCGGCACGAAGTCCGCCGGCACGGTGAAGATCGGCCGCGACCTGGCGCTGTTCGGGTCCGACGCAATCCTGGACGACGCGACGCTGCTCAGCGTCGGCAGCGTCGGCAGCAATGCCAGCCCGGGCAATACCTCGCTGGGCCGCATCGGCGTGGGCTATGTCTATGCGGACTGGATTCCCCAGATTTCCTATGCCTCGCCCGTCATCCACGGGGTCCAGGGGTCGGTGGGCATCTTCCAGCCGCTGGACGAATACAATTATGCGGGCGACAATCTGTCGGCGTCGTCCATCCAGCACAGTTCGCCGATGGTGCAGGGCAAGGTCACGTACGATTTCAAGTCCGGCGACCTCAGCGGCCGGATCTGGGCCGGTTTCCTGGTCCAGCACCAGCAGGACCTGACCGGGGCCAACATTCCCACTGATGCCAGGCGCGGCGCGATGGCGGAAGCCGGCGAAATCGGGGCCAAGCTGACCTATGGCCGCGCGCAGGGCGTGGCCTATTACTATCGCGGCAGCGGGCTGGGGACGACCGGCCTGTTCTTCGACGGCGTGGCCGCCAACGGCCGCAAGCGTGACTCCGAAGGCTATTACGTCCAGGGGTCCTATGCCTTCACCAAGCATTTCAAGCTGGTCGGCAGCTACGGTGTCAGCAACCTCTATCAGGCGCCGGGCGAGGATTCGTCGCTGCTGGTCCGGCGCAATGAATCGGAAGTCGGGGCCGGCTACTACACCCTGACGGACTGGCTGACGCTGGTGGCCGAATACGCCCACACCCAGGCGGACGCCCACGGTCCGGATTCGGCCCGCGACAATACCGTTTCGGCGGGCGCGATCCTGTTCTTCTGA